One segment of Paraburkholderia bonniea DNA contains the following:
- the csy2 gene encoding type I-F CRISPR-associated protein Csy2: protein MTNLTKALLVLPHLRVQNANAISSPLTYGFPSMTAFTGLMWALQRQLAAAGIPLQLQQVGVICHHYEAQMNDGYVKTFRLTRNPIDKDGSTAAIVEEGRIHLDLTLLFQVAQPAEQAWSNDSQLAEWAAQVGEIVSRMRVAGGTLLPPGPPRPGRRTRPWLAKLSEVDEVQTQDFARWRRQWLPGYALVGRDDLLAERYQTLRDEKPDATLLDAWLHAARFNHQPVMDAAAGIAADAATAIANDDANDDANDAMTVEAIKPATTAKKLRWADPVRQKGAGWTVPIPVGYAALQAPLAAGAVANTRDDSTPSVFVESVYSFGQWISPHRLNRLDELMWQPSTRSDASTDAATGLYRCYSGYSPHDADDTELPDFT, encoded by the coding sequence ATGACTAACCTCACCAAAGCACTGCTCGTCTTGCCGCATCTGCGCGTGCAAAACGCTAACGCTATTTCCAGCCCGCTCACTTACGGCTTTCCCTCGATGACCGCCTTCACCGGCTTGATGTGGGCCCTGCAGCGCCAGCTTGCCGCCGCCGGGATTCCGCTGCAGCTGCAACAGGTGGGCGTGATCTGTCATCACTATGAAGCGCAAATGAACGATGGCTACGTCAAGACGTTCCGGCTGACGCGTAACCCCATCGACAAGGACGGCAGCACCGCTGCCATCGTCGAAGAAGGGCGGATTCATCTGGATCTCACCTTGCTATTTCAGGTGGCACAGCCCGCCGAGCAGGCATGGAGCAATGACAGTCAGCTTGCTGAATGGGCCGCCCAGGTTGGCGAGATCGTCTCCCGCATGCGGGTGGCAGGCGGGACGCTGCTGCCACCCGGCCCACCACGGCCAGGACGAAGAACACGTCCATGGCTGGCGAAGCTATCCGAGGTTGATGAAGTGCAGACCCAAGACTTCGCCCGCTGGCGACGTCAGTGGCTGCCAGGTTATGCGCTAGTCGGGCGCGACGATCTGCTGGCTGAGCGCTATCAAACGCTGCGTGACGAGAAGCCCGATGCCACGCTGCTCGACGCATGGCTCCATGCCGCACGTTTTAATCATCAGCCGGTGATGGATGCAGCGGCTGGCATTGCGGCAGATGCTGCGACTGCCATAGCGAATGACGACGCGAATGACGACGCGAACGACGCAATGACCGTCGAAGCGATCAAGCCTGCCACCACCGCCAAAAAATTGCGCTGGGCCGATCCCGTCAGGCAAAAAGGCGCGGGCTGGACTGTCCCGATACCAGTGGGCTATGCCGCGTTGCAGGCACCGCTGGCCGCTGGTGCTGTCGCCAATACGCGCGACGACTCCACGCCCAGCGTTTTTGTCGAATCGGTTTACTCGTTTGGTCAATGGATCAGCCCGCATCGGCTGAATCGCCTGGATGAGTTGATGTGGCAGCCCAGCACTCGTAGTGATGCCAGTACCGACGCCGCGACTGGCCTGTACCGCTGCTACAGCGGTTACTCACCGCATGATGCAGACGACACCGAGCTACCCGATTTCACTTGA
- the csy1 gene encoding type I-F CRISPR-associated protein Csy1, translated as MSDLPTTVSYSSFRAAIDAFLLDRLQSKLDKLQPDDPARPDLIADHQRGPWLKDAARRVKQIQAVTHSLKPIHPDARGTNLYVEPATLPTLNELGSHALGSNFASDVVGNAAALDVYKLLKLVAGGRSLLQALTANDASALQALSDDPAEARSCRDALVGLTAAREAGVSSHVLAKQLYWLTGDDATDNAQYHLLLPLHATSLAHAVYEEIQDARFGEANKLARQARREGAPHDGVYREYHVAVQQMGGTKPQNISQLNSERRGNNYLFASLPPIWKIQHSSLPAYVPSIFTRTFGARVSVRATLHKLTKFLQSNPPPNMTTREKVRNRIDQLADEMVIYAGELLQFPGGWSRDAAFDDLADHEKLWLDPLRCELPEEGEFAGRWEFMDWPAKVGNAFALWLNEQLRKQSLDAGDAGLREWRRVLLGEDHAWVQQLRQLRERLNAPQAIPFRQTHDELAVSRMGK; from the coding sequence ATGTCCGACCTACCTACAACGGTGAGCTATTCGAGCTTCCGTGCGGCTATTGATGCGTTTCTGCTTGATCGCCTCCAGAGCAAGCTCGATAAGCTCCAGCCGGATGACCCGGCCCGCCCCGATCTGATCGCCGACCATCAGCGCGGCCCGTGGCTAAAGGATGCAGCCAGACGTGTCAAACAGATCCAGGCGGTGACGCATTCGCTTAAACCCATTCACCCCGACGCACGCGGCACCAATCTCTACGTTGAGCCCGCCACGTTACCCACGCTCAATGAGCTGGGCAGCCACGCGCTGGGCAGCAACTTTGCCAGCGACGTGGTGGGTAACGCCGCCGCGCTCGACGTCTACAAACTCCTGAAACTCGTAGCCGGGGGACGCAGCCTGTTACAGGCGCTCACCGCTAACGACGCCAGCGCGTTGCAGGCGCTCAGCGACGATCCCGCTGAAGCTCGCTCTTGCCGCGACGCGCTGGTCGGCCTGACAGCCGCCCGCGAAGCCGGGGTCAGCTCACACGTGCTGGCGAAACAGCTGTACTGGCTGACCGGCGACGATGCCACCGACAACGCGCAGTACCACTTGCTTTTGCCGCTGCACGCAACCTCGCTGGCTCACGCTGTTTATGAAGAAATACAGGATGCCCGCTTTGGCGAGGCCAACAAGCTGGCGCGCCAGGCTCGTCGTGAAGGCGCTCCGCATGACGGCGTCTACCGGGAATATCACGTCGCTGTTCAGCAAATGGGCGGGACCAAACCGCAAAACATTTCGCAGCTCAATAGTGAACGCCGCGGCAACAACTACCTCTTCGCCTCACTCCCCCCCATCTGGAAAATCCAGCACAGCTCCCTTCCAGCCTACGTCCCCTCCATCTTCACCCGCACCTTTGGCGCACGCGTTTCGGTGCGCGCCACGCTCCACAAGCTGACGAAGTTCTTGCAGAGCAACCCGCCGCCCAATATGACTACCCGAGAGAAGGTGCGCAACCGCATAGACCAGCTTGCCGACGAAATGGTGATCTACGCAGGCGAGCTGCTGCAGTTTCCAGGGGGATGGTCGCGCGATGCCGCGTTCGACGACCTGGCCGATCACGAAAAACTCTGGCTCGACCCGCTGCGTTGCGAACTGCCGGAAGAAGGCGAGTTCGCCGGCCGCTGGGAATTCATGGATTGGCCCGCCAAGGTCGGCAACGCGTTCGCCCTTTGGCTGAATGAGCAGTTGCGCAAGCAGTCGCTGGATGCCGGTGACGCAGGGTTACGCGAATGGCGTCGGGTGCTGCTGGGCGAAGACCACGCCTGGGTGCAGCAACTGCGCCAACTGCGCGAACGGCTCAATGCGCCGCAAGCCATCCCTTTCCGTCAGACGCATGACGAATTAGCCGTATCGCGGATGGGCAAATGA
- the cas3f gene encoding type I-F CRISPR-associated helicase Cas3f, whose product MNVLFVSQCTKRALSETRRILDQFAERRGERTWQTPITQAGLDTVRKLLRQSARKNSAIACHWIRGRDHSELLWIVGDARQFNPQGAVPTNTTANDVLRAGDESTWHQLPMMSAMSALAALLHDLGKASAAFQRRLREPGLRERNHYRHEWVSVRLFQAFVGTAQDDASWLKRLADCTEAQVEPQAFEAQWLDHHGGRLLRDGLDDGDGTQEMTRLPFATLPPLAQAIAWLVLTHHRLPCMPVRTGDGSADDGADGNADDSADDGPRREKWMRFGADMRSINSADLVDLVRQISADWNEPREPQAAAAVAAYWSFPHGLPVATAPWRKQAARYARKLLALPSVTLSSPVLDDPFVLHVSRLCLMLADHHYSSIEDDARRQPYRNPNYPLYANTLGQRSVERLQLSGSGPFFKQTLDEHLLGVQAHASLITRSLPTLARSLPALQNHRGLRKRNTNPRFQWQDKAADLAAGVRQRAAEHGAFIVNMASTGCGKTLGNARIMNALADPQRGLRCAFAIGLRTLTMQTGRSFQRDLGLNDEQLAVKVGGAASRALFNYWEAQAEATGSASAQALLDEGGQVLFEGNEQHPLLQRLTDDAQVRSLLAAPLLVCTVDHLTPATESLRGGRQIAPMLRLMSSDLVLDEPDDFDMADLPALTRLVHWAGLLGTRVLLSSATLPPSLVRGLYLAYLDGRRYYQRNLGERPEEAPRVVCLWCDEFAQAHADCADDEQFAEAHQAFVAKRCEHLARAEIRRRAALLPVHDEWGAISRSARREDFATRALERAWALHQDEQNHSVDPTSGKRVSLGLIRMANIAPLFDVALALYRQGAPAPGVRVHLCVYHSQFPLLARSHIEQQLDAVFDRRGPAGDVDPALTHPAVRALLDVHPEPHQMFVVLASPVCEVGRDWDADWAIAEPSSMRSLIQLSGRVRRHRPGAVTRANMAVFDTNLRCFERMSVRNGEGAAPVFCLPGFEMKEIPRSKKPGASTPQESSIYFHLQSHCLRDLLALPDGVCEWAIDAQPRIRQADVLKPKASLIDLEHGRMRDTMLPRAENSDFFTPVKRDATRHWHRHDPARSRPLWLTGVLPQLQQFRHDSTKREDGVLLPTEDEDELRLHLTIKRPEHGKTPYVENHSLLVPIPDSALDGPGIGPWCHADLLDLLRQWAEAQSQSLFASAERVATVSLPKSSAGSGWRFHPRLGFSREVPS is encoded by the coding sequence ATGAACGTGCTGTTCGTCTCGCAATGCACCAAGCGCGCATTGAGCGAAACCCGGCGCATTCTCGACCAGTTCGCGGAGCGGCGCGGCGAACGAACCTGGCAGACGCCGATCACCCAGGCGGGGCTCGATACGGTGCGCAAGCTGTTGCGTCAGAGCGCGCGCAAGAACAGTGCCATCGCCTGTCACTGGATTCGCGGGCGCGATCATAGCGAGTTGCTCTGGATCGTCGGTGACGCGCGGCAGTTCAATCCGCAGGGTGCCGTGCCAACCAATACGACCGCGAACGATGTGCTGCGTGCCGGGGATGAAAGCACCTGGCATCAGTTGCCCATGATGAGTGCGATGAGCGCGCTGGCGGCGTTGCTGCACGATCTGGGCAAGGCTAGCGCAGCGTTTCAGCGGCGTTTGCGTGAGCCGGGCCTGCGGGAGCGTAACCATTACCGTCACGAATGGGTGTCGGTGCGCTTGTTTCAGGCGTTCGTTGGCACGGCGCAAGATGACGCCAGTTGGTTGAAGCGGCTGGCTGATTGCACGGAGGCGCAAGTTGAGCCGCAAGCGTTCGAGGCGCAATGGCTCGATCACCATGGTGGACGTTTGTTGCGCGACGGGCTGGATGATGGAGACGGCACGCAGGAGATGACGCGCTTGCCGTTTGCGACCTTGCCGCCACTGGCACAGGCCATCGCCTGGCTGGTGCTGACGCATCACCGGTTGCCTTGCATGCCGGTGCGCACAGGGGATGGCAGTGCAGATGACGGCGCCGATGGCAACGCCGATGACAGCGCCGATGATGGGCCGCGGCGCGAGAAATGGATGCGGTTCGGCGCGGACATGCGCAGTATCAACAGCGCAGATCTGGTCGATCTGGTGCGCCAGATCAGCGCGGACTGGAATGAGCCCCGTGAGCCTCAGGCCGCTGCTGCGGTGGCAGCGTACTGGAGCTTTCCGCATGGCCTGCCAGTGGCCACCGCACCCTGGCGCAAGCAGGCGGCGCGCTATGCCCGCAAGCTGCTGGCGCTGCCCAGCGTGACCTTGAGCTCACCAGTGCTAGACGATCCGTTTGTGCTGCATGTGTCGCGGCTGTGCCTGATGCTGGCCGACCATCATTACTCCAGCATCGAAGACGACGCCCGGCGTCAACCGTATCGCAATCCAAACTATCCGCTCTATGCCAACACGCTGGGCCAGCGCAGCGTTGAGCGCTTGCAACTGAGCGGTTCCGGGCCGTTTTTCAAGCAGACGCTCGATGAGCACCTCCTCGGCGTGCAGGCGCATGCGTCGTTGATTACGCGTTCATTGCCGACGCTGGCGCGCAGTTTGCCCGCATTGCAGAACCATCGCGGTTTGCGCAAGCGCAACACGAACCCGCGTTTCCAGTGGCAGGACAAGGCTGCGGACCTCGCGGCGGGAGTACGTCAGCGCGCGGCCGAACACGGTGCGTTCATCGTCAACATGGCTTCGACGGGCTGCGGCAAGACGCTCGGTAACGCTCGCATCATGAATGCGCTGGCGGACCCGCAACGAGGCTTGCGCTGCGCTTTTGCGATTGGCCTGCGCACGCTCACGATGCAAACCGGCCGCAGTTTTCAGCGCGATCTGGGGCTGAACGACGAACAACTCGCGGTCAAGGTGGGCGGTGCCGCTAGCCGTGCGTTGTTTAACTACTGGGAAGCTCAGGCCGAAGCCACAGGATCTGCATCCGCGCAGGCGTTGCTCGACGAAGGCGGGCAGGTGCTGTTCGAGGGCAACGAGCAGCATCCGTTGCTGCAACGGCTGACCGACGATGCCCAGGTGCGTTCGCTGCTCGCCGCGCCCTTGCTGGTTTGCACCGTCGATCATCTGACGCCCGCGACCGAGAGCCTGCGCGGTGGCCGCCAGATCGCTCCGATGCTGCGGCTGATGAGCAGCGATCTGGTGCTCGATGAACCCGACGATTTCGACATGGCCGATCTGCCCGCGCTGACGCGGCTGGTGCATTGGGCCGGGCTGCTGGGCACGCGCGTGTTGCTGTCGTCGGCGACGTTGCCGCCGTCTCTGGTGCGCGGGCTGTATCTGGCCTATCTGGATGGCCGCCGCTATTACCAGCGCAACTTGGGTGAGCGGCCTGAGGAAGCGCCGCGCGTCGTGTGCCTGTGGTGCGATGAATTTGCCCAGGCGCATGCCGATTGCGCGGATGACGAGCAGTTTGCCGAAGCGCACCAGGCTTTTGTGGCGAAGCGCTGCGAACACCTGGCTCGCGCTGAAATCCGCCGTCGTGCGGCGCTGTTGCCGGTGCATGACGAATGGGGCGCAATCTCGCGTAGCGCGCGCCGCGAAGACTTCGCCACGCGCGCGCTAGAGCGTGCCTGGGCCTTGCATCAGGATGAGCAGAACCATTCTGTCGATCCCACTAGCGGCAAGCGCGTGAGTTTAGGTTTGATTCGTATGGCTAACATTGCACCGCTGTTCGATGTTGCACTGGCGCTGTATCGGCAGGGTGCGCCCGCACCCGGTGTGCGAGTTCATCTGTGTGTGTATCACTCGCAATTTCCGCTGCTGGCGCGCTCGCATATCGAGCAGCAGCTCGACGCCGTGTTTGATCGCCGTGGGCCTGCCGGGGACGTTGATCCGGCGCTGACGCATCCGGCGGTGCGGGCGCTGCTCGACGTGCACCCTGAACCGCACCAGATGTTCGTGGTGCTGGCCTCGCCGGTGTGCGAGGTCGGGCGTGACTGGGATGCCGACTGGGCGATTGCAGAGCCCTCCTCGATGCGCTCGCTGATTCAGCTCAGCGGGCGGGTGCGGCGGCATCGGCCTGGGGCGGTGACACGCGCCAACATGGCGGTGTTCGATACCAACCTGCGGTGTTTCGAGCGCATGAGCGTCAGGAATGGCGAAGGTGCCGCTCCGGTGTTCTGTCTGCCGGGGTTTGAAATGAAGGAGATACCTCGTTCAAAGAAGCCGGGCGCGTCAACCCCGCAGGAATCTTCGATCTACTTTCATCTGCAATCGCATTGCTTGCGCGATCTGCTGGCGTTGCCCGATGGCGTGTGCGAGTGGGCGATTGATGCGCAGCCGCGTATCCGCCAGGCCGATGTGCTGAAACCGAAAGCCAGCCTGATTGATCTTGAACATGGACGGATGCGCGACACCATGCTGCCGCGCGCAGAGAACTCAGATTTTTTCACGCCGGTGAAGCGCGACGCGACTCGTCACTGGCATCGTCACGACCCCGCCCGGAGCCGGCCGCTCTGGCTGACAGGGGTGCTGCCGCAGTTGCAGCAGTTTCGCCATGACTCGACGAAACGCGAAGACGGGGTGTTGTTGCCGACGGAGGATGAGGACGAGTTGCGCCTGCATCTGACCATCAAGCGGCCGGAGCACGGCAAAACGCCTTATGTGGAGAACCACAGCCTGCTGGTGCCGATACCCGATAGCGCGCTGGACGGGCCAGGCATTGGCCCGTGGTGCCATGCCGATCTGCTGGATTTGCTGCGGCAATGGGCCGAAGCCCAAAGCCAGAGTTTGTTCGCCAGCGCTGAGCGGGTGGCGACGGTGAGCTTGCCTAAGTCAAGCGCGGGCTCGGGGTGGCGGTTTCACCCGAGGCTGGGGTTTAGCCGGGAGGTGCCTTCATGA